One window of the Sebastes umbrosus isolate fSebUmb1 chromosome 1, fSebUmb1.pri, whole genome shotgun sequence genome contains the following:
- the LOC119487003 gene encoding tripartite motif-containing protein 16-like: MIHSLITPPSSSCSQTQTATLGPLISLFPPLQIDSLKVGVTNITHDDYIRAQTSVGSQEVKLRQSLLLRGEMAQKGVQLDQEAISCSICLDVLKDPVTTSCGHSYCMNCIKSFWDGEDEKKIYSCPQCRQTFTQRPALLKNTMLAVLVEELKKTGLQAAPADHCYAGPEDVACDVCTGRKLKAFKSCLVCLVSYCEKHLQLHYDVAQLKKHKLVEPSKKLQENICSRHDEVMKMFCRTDQQCICYLCSVDEHKGHDTVSAAAERTERQRELEVSRLNIQQRIQDREKDVKLLQQEVEAVNRSADKAVEDSEKIFTELIRLMEKRSCDVKQQVRSQQKSEVSRVKELQEKLEQEITELKRRDAEMKLLSHTEDHNQFLLNYPSLSPLTESTSSINIRPLSYFEDVMAAVSEVRDKLQDVLREKWTNISQTVTEVDVLLSQPEPKTRAGFLQYSREITLDPNTAYTWLLLSEGNRKATFMSQQQSYSSHPDRFTDYCRQVLSRESLTGRCYWEVERRGTGVHVAVTYKSIRRAGGGSNEHYFGHNDKSWALVCNQNSYIFLYNKVQTPVSGPPSSRVGVYLDHSAGILSFYSVSETMTLLHRVQTTFTEPLYAGLWLYYCDDTAELCKLK, translated from the coding sequence ATGATTCATAGCTTGAtaactcctccctcctcttcctgctctcaaaCACAGACTGCTACACTCGGTCCTCttatttccttgttccctccccttcagatcGACAGTTTGAAGGTGGGTGTAACCAacataacacatgatgattacatcagagctcaaactagtgtcggttctcaggaagtgaaactcagacagtcgttgctactgagaggtgaaatggcgcagaaaggagttcagctggacCAGGAAGCAATCTCTTGTTCGATCTGTCTGGATgtactgaaggatccggtgactacttcctgtggacacagctactgcatgaactgtattaaaagcttctgggatggagaggatgagaagaagatctacagctgccctcagtgtaggcagaccttcacacAGAGGCCTGCCctgctgaaaaacaccatgttagcagttttagtggaggaactgaagaagactggactccaagctgctcctgctgatcactgctatgctggacctgaagatgtggcctgtgatgtctgcactgggaggaaactgaaagccttcaagtcctgtctggtgtgcctggtctcttactgtgagaaacacctccagctgCATTACGATGTAGCTcaattaaagaaacacaagctggtggagccctccaagaagctccaggagaacatctgctctcgtcacgacgaggtgatgaagatgttctgtcgtaccgatcagcagtgtatctgttatctctgctctgtggatgaacataaaggccacgacaccgtctcagctgcagcagaaaggaccgagaggcagagagagctggaggtgagtcgactcaacatccagcagaggatccaggacagagagaaagatgtgaagctgctccaacaggaggtggaggccgtCAATCGCTCcgctgataaagcagtggaggacagtgagaagatcttcaccgagctgatccgtctcatggagaaaagaagctgtgatgtgaagcagcaggtcagatcccagcagaaaagtgaagtgagtcgagtcaaagagcttcaggagaagctggagcaggagatcactgagctgaagaggagagacgctgagatgaagctgctgtcacacacagaggatcacaacCAGTTTCTTCTTaactacccctcactgtcaccactcactgaatctacatccagcatcaatatccgtcctctgagctactttgaggacgtgatggcggctgtgtcagaagtcagagataaactacaggacgttctgagagagaaatggacaaacatctcacagacagtgactgaagtggatgttttactgtcacaaccagagcccaagaccagagctggattcttacaatattcacgagaaatcacactggatccaaacacagcatacacatggctgttattatctgaggggaacagaaaagcaacatttatgagtcaacaacagtcttattctagtcacccagacagattcactgacTATTGTCgtcaggtcctgagtagagagagtctgactggacgttgttactgggaggtggagaggagagggacagGAGTTCATGTAGCAGTCAcatacaagagtatcaggaGAGCAGGGGGGGGGTCGAATGAACATTACTTTGGACACAATGATAAATCTTGGGCGTTAGTTTGTAACCaaaacagttatatatttttgtacaaCAAAGTCCAAAcccccgtctcaggtcctccgtcctccagagtaggagtgtacctggatcacagtgcaggtattctgtccttctacagcgtctctgaaaccatgactctcctccacagagtccagaccacattcactgagcctctctatgctggactttgGCTTTATTATTGTGATGAcactgctgagttgtgtaaactgaaatag